The window TCCGCCGTGCTGGGCCTCGATCAGCCGAAATTGTTCACCCGGTGGCGCCGTCAGTTGCGCTCCGCTCCTCAGGAGGCCTGATGCTGCAACCCGTCTGCCCGCTCAGCGAGATACCACCGGGTGAGGCGTACCGGTGGGCGACCGAACCCGCGGTGGCGATCTTCCACACCGAGGACGGTGAGGTGTTCGCGATCGACGACACCTGCACCCATCAGGACGCCTCGCTGGCCGACGGCTGGCTGGAGGGCTGCGAGGTGGAGTGTCCGCTGCACGCCTCGAAGTTCGACCTGCGCACCGGCCGGGTCGACGCGCCGCCGGCGAAACTCCCGGTCCGTACCCACCGGGTCGCGGTGACCGACGGGGTCGTCCACGTCGAACTCTCGACGGAAGCACCGAACCTGCCACCCGGAGCCAAGCCATGACCAAGTACGACTTCGTGATCGTCGGCGGCGGTTCGGCCGGTTCCGCGCTCGCCGCCCGGCTC of the Actinoplanes sichuanensis genome contains:
- a CDS encoding bifunctional 3-phenylpropionate/cinnamic acid dioxygenase ferredoxin subunit, whose protein sequence is MLQPVCPLSEIPPGEAYRWATEPAVAIFHTEDGEVFAIDDTCTHQDASLADGWLEGCEVECPLHASKFDLRTGRVDAPPAKLPVRTHRVAVTDGVVHVELSTEAPNLPPGAKP